The DNA region CCTGGGGCAAGTCCACCAATTCGGGAGAAAGTTTTCATGAAGCTAGTCACTGCCATCATCAAGCCGTTCAAATTGGATGACGTGCGCGAGTCGTTGTCTGAAATCGGCGTGCAGGGCATCACCGTTACCGAGGTCAAAGGCTTCGGGCGTCAGAAGGGTCACACTGAGCTGTATCGCGGTGCTGAATACGTTGTCGACTTTCTTCCAAAGGTGAAGATCGACGTTGCCATTGATGACAAGGATCTGGATCGCGTCATCGAGGCCATAACCAAAGCCGCCAACACCGGCAAGATTGGTGACGGCAAGATTTTCGTGGTCAATCTGGAACAGGCCATTCGCATCCGTACCGGCGAGACCGATACCGACGCTATTTAAGCCGCCAAACCCCAACGCCCCAGGAGAAAACAATATGACTCTGCGTCAATTCGCAGGGCTCGGTGCCCTGTTGTCCCTCGCATTACCTGGTCTTGCCCTGGCGGCTGATCCAGTGGCCGAGCCGGTGCTGAACTCTGGCGACACCGCATGGATGCTGACGGCGACCGCTCTGGTCCTGTTCATGACCATTCCCGGTCTCGCGCTGTTCTACGGCGGCATGGTCCGCTCGAAAAACATTCTTTCCGTGATGATGCAGTGTTTCGCTATCACCGGTCTGATCAGCATTC from Pseudomonas syringae includes:
- the glnK gene encoding P-II family nitrogen regulator; this translates as MKLVTAIIKPFKLDDVRESLSEIGVQGITVTEVKGFGRQKGHTELYRGAEYVVDFLPKVKIDVAIDDKDLDRVIEAITKAANTGKIGDGKIFVVNLEQAIRIRTGETDTDAI